The sequence below is a genomic window from bacterium 336/3.
TCCTCCTTTAAAATTGGCAAAAATAGGATAAATGTGCCCAATGATAGCAAGTATCCCACAAGCCATTTGATAATAAATTAAATCATCTTTAACAATATTATCTCTCTCAAGTAACAATGTACCCAAATGTGTAGCTAAAAAACCTTTTAAAACATCAAAAAACAAGACAAATATGCCTGCTTTTTTACCTAAGACTCTAAAGGTATTAGTAGCTCCAGCATTTCCACTGCCAAAGTCTCTAACATCCTTCCCATAAATCTTTGTTCCTACCCAAACAGCTGTAGGAATAGAGCCTAAAAAATAGGCTAAAATACATACTACAATAACAGCAATTGTGTCCATTTAAAATAAGCAATTTTAAAAGTGTAAAACGGTTTGCAATTTACAAAAACAAGATGAAATCTCAAAATATAGAGCCGAAATAACCTTGTGTTTTTTTTACAAAAACCTTTTGGTTATTCCATATTACTTCAACCCAAATATCATGCTCATTGTTTACAGGAAGTTTCTGACCTTTCTGAACAATACCTACAACCCATGAAGCTCCTGATGGTGCGGACATTAGGTATGTATTGCTTTGGGCAATGACTATTTCTTTTGTTTCTGGAATAATATTAAGAGAAATAATTGAAAAAAGTAAAAAAATAAGTAATAAAATACCATTACGTCTATAAACTAATAAAGACTGTTTACGAAAGAGAAACAACCAAATAACTAAACAGCCTATTAAGCATAAACCTAAAACAATGAATCTATAATAATGATGATATAAAATAGTAAACCATTTGCGATCTGTAAGTTCATATCCTGCAAGTTCGTATGTATTGGCAGTATTGCCGATTTTTTCAGAGGTTTTGAGTGATGGTTGTACCTGAAAATATAAATTGAGCCAATATAAATAAGCTACATAATCTTGTTTTTTATTGGCTATGAAGGCTAAATGTAAAAGCATTTCACTCGAATATTTTTTCTCCTTGTAAAAAATATTCTGATAAATGGGTTCAGCCTTTAAGTATTCTCCTTTCTTAAATAGAGAATCTGCCGTTATTAAATTATTTTTAAAACTCTGACTATAAGTATATTTATAAGTGCAGAATAAAAATAATAGTAAAAAATAAATAATTTTTTTTAGCATTTATTTGGAGGATATAAATTATTATTACTACCTTTGCAACGCAATTAAGGAAAATGCTCCTTAAAAAACAAATGATTCCGTAGCTCAGCTGGTAGAGCAATACACTTTTAATGTATGGGTCCTGGGTTCGAATCCCAGCGGGATCACTGATAAATAAATAACTCCTTGTAAGCTAGTAATTTACGAGGAGTTATTTTATTAACTCCTGATTTAACTCCCGATTTATAGGTTTGCCAAAACACAAAGATTTTACGTTGTGCTTCCGTAAAATTACAAAAAAATTCCTAAAAAACAACAATGGCAACAATCAAGTTCAAACTAGACGGGGAGAAAATATACCTACATTATCGACAAGGCAAAAAAGAATTTCAGTTCTATACACCTCATTCTTGCAAAAAAGAAAATTGGGATGGAGACTCCATGAAAAAAATCAAGGGGGTTGATATTCCAGTCAAAGGAAGATATAGAATGAAGGGAAACTCAACGGATGCTATTCATATAAATTCCTATTTAGACACTTTAGAATCAACTTTAAAAGAAATAGTATCTGAAATAAAGATTCTGTGCTTGAATGAAAAGCGAGAAATGGACTTTTATCAGATAAAAAATAAATTCTTAGAAAAGTATGCACCAGAAAAAAGTGAGAAAGATAGTATCACAATACAAAAAGATGTTACATTGACAGATTTATTCTCCAAATACACTGAGATAAAATCACATCAATTAAATGATGCAACACTACGAATATTCAGAAGAGTACAAAGACACTTGATGGAGTTTTCA
It includes:
- a CDS encoding acyl-phosphate glycerol 3-phosphate acyltransferase, with amino-acid sequence MDTIAVIVVCILAYFLGSIPTAVWVGTKIYGKDVRDFGSGNAGATNTFRVLGKKAGIFVLFFDVLKGFLATHLGTLLLERDNIVKDDLIYYQMACGILAIIGHIYPIFANFKGGKGVATILGMVIALHPQVSLLSILVFLLILIATHYVSLGSIIAGFSFPIFLMTVPVFRQNNPTLVIFSTILALVLVYTHRVNIKRLLAGNENKIYLFRRRNA